A genomic segment from Epinephelus fuscoguttatus linkage group LG17, E.fuscoguttatus.final_Chr_v1 encodes:
- the brd2a gene encoding bromodomain-containing protein 2a isoform X3 yields MDMAVNPLLDSSLVGVEVGIMGVTTMDQGSTTAGKRIRKPSLLYEGFESPGMPPLSLLAPAGPPQPPVKDPNRQGRMTNQLQFLQKVLLKSLWRHHFAWPFHEPVDAVKLNLPDYHKIIKTPMDMGTIKKRLENNYYRSASECMQDFNTMFTNCYIYNKPTDDIVLMAQSLEKAFLQKVAQMPQEELELPPPPPRIKPGKPGRKGRVSGGVTTAHQVPAVSQSAYSPPTPETPDSILSTPPQTHMTKSLPPILTSEQSIPTITSLPPTQPTAKKKGVKRKADTTTPTTVAMPIMSTMGVSGISLGMGSGHDSPLTLTSLGVDHNSGLGMNQGLGLSQGMSMGMGMGMGMGMGCGTVMMGNKAGSGGRRGVSGRAIKPPKKDLPDSMVPPPVRRSKLSPQLRYCNGVLKELLSKKHAAYAWPFYKPVDASSLGLHDYHDIIKQPMDLSTIKRKMDGREYRDSQQFSADVRLMFSNCYKYNPPDHDVVGMARKLQDVFEFCFAKMPDEPPAPPSSSSSSSSSSSSSESELSSESEESESSPSSDSEEERANRLAELQEQLKAVHEQLTALSQGPIIKPKKKKEKKDKKKKKKVDKEKHRKIEEEITPIRPPKTPKITKTPKPKSNRGTAGPVVPVKKAPSKKNNKSKTKKGGMTFSMPHPVHEPIVSHFDSDEEEETAPMSYDEKRQLSLDINKLPGEKLGRVVYIIQSREPSLRDTNPEEIEIDFETLKPSTLRELERYVMTCLRKKPRKPYASKNNIAGKSREELALEKQLELERRLMDVSGQLNSGKKPVKTKPEKPATEQHNQPSRLSASSSSSDSSSSSSSSSSSDTSDSDSG; encoded by the exons ATGGATATGGCCGTTAACCCGCTCCTTGACAG CTCCCTTGTCGGGGTTGAGGTTGGCATTATGGGAGTCACAACGATGGACCAGGGTTCTACCACAGCCGGAAAACGCATCAGAAAACCTTCACTACTCTATGAGGGCTTTGAGAGTCCTGGGATGCCCCCCCTCAGTCTTCTGGCCCCTGCGGGACCCCCACAGCCCCCAGTGAAAGACCCCAACCGACAAGGAAGGATGACCAACCAACTTCAGTTCCTACAGAAAGTCCTGCTCAAGTCTTTGTGGAGGCACCACTTTGCCTGGCCCTTCCATGAACCTGTAGATGCGGTCAAGCTCAACCTGCCA gACTATCATAAGATCATCAAAACTCCCATGGATATGGGCACTATAAAGAAGAGACTAGAAAATAACTACTACCGCAGTGCCAGTGAGTGCATGCAGGACTTCAACACCATGTTTACCAATTGCTACATTTATAACAAG CCTACAGATGACATAGTACTGATGGCTCAGTCTCTGGAGAAGGCCTTCCTGCAGAAAGTGGCCCAGATGCCCCAAGAGGAACTAGAGctacctcctccacctcctcggATCAAACCAGGCAAACCTGGCAGAAAAGGCAGAG TCTCTGGAGGAGTGACAACAGCTCATCAGGTCCCAGCTGTTTCCCAGTCAGCGTACTCACCTCCAACCCCAGAAACACCTGACTCCATCCTCTCCACCCCCCCACAGACACATATGACTAAGAGCCTGCCCCCCATTCTTACAAGTGAACAAAGCATCCCTACCATTACTAGTCTGCCTCCCACACAGCCCACTGCTAAG AAAAAAGGTGTGAAAAGGAAAGCAGACACAACCACCCCAACCACTGTAGCCATGCCCATCATGAGCACCATGGGTGTCAGTGGCATCAGCCTGGGGATGGGCAGTGGGCACGACTCCCCGCTCACCCTCACTTCTCTGGGAGTGGACCACAACTCCGGCCTGGGGATGAACCAAGGCCTCGGCCTCAGCCAGGGCATGAGCATGGGGATGGGCATGGGCATGGGTATGGGTATGGGCTGTGGAACAGTGATGATGGGTAACAAAGCAGGGTCTGGGGGCAGGAGAGGAGTGAGTGGAAGAGCCATCAAGCCTCCCAAGAAGGATCTCCCAGATTCCATGGTGCCGCCGCCGGTGCGCCGCAGCAAGCTGAGTCCCCAGCTGCGCTACTGCAATGGGGTTCTGAAGGAGCTTCTGTCAAAGAAGCACGCAGCTTATGCCTGGCCGTTTTACAAGCCTGTTGATGCCTCATCACTTGGTCTTCACGACTACCACGACATCATTAAGCAGCCCATGGATCTTAGCACCATCAAG AGGAAGATGGACGGCAGAGAGTATCGTGACTCCCAACAATTTTCTGCTGATGTTAGACTGATGTTCTCAAACTGCTACAAGTACAACCCGCCTGATCATGATGTGGTGGGCATGGCCAGAAAACTGCAG GATGTATTTGAGTTCTGCTTTGCTAAGATGCCAGATGAGCCTCCAGCACCCCCTagctcctcatcttcctcctcgtcctcttcaTCGTCGTCTGAGAGTGAGCTCAGCAGTGAGAGTGAGGAGAGCGAGAGCAGCCCCAGCTCTGactcagaggaggagagggcgaACCGGCTGGCAGAGCTGCAGGAACAG CTCAAAGCTGTGCATGAGCAGCTGACTGCACTTTCACAGGGCCCCATCATCAAAcccaagaaaaagaaagagaagaaggacaagaaaaagaagaaaaaggtcGATAAAGAGAAGCATCGGAAGATAGAGGAAGAGATTACACCTATAAGACCGCCCAAGACCCCCAAGATCACCAAGACTCCAAAACCCAAGAGCAACAGAGGAACGGCTGGTCCTGTAGTGCCAGTCAAAAAAGCACcaagcaagaaaaacaacaagagCAA AACCAAAAAGGGAGGCATGACGTTTAGCATGCCTCATCCGGTCCACGAGCCCATAGTGAGTCATTTCGACTcggatgaagaggaagagacggCACCCATGTCATATGATGAGAAGCGTCAACTCAGCCTCGACATCAACAAGCTGCCGGGTGAGAAGCTGGGCCGTGTTGTGTACATCATCCAGTCCCGTGAGCCCTCGCTCCGAGACACCAACCCAGAGGAGATTGAGATAGACTTTGAGACCCTGAAGCCATCAACGCTGCGGGAACTGGAGAGATACGTCATGACGTGTCTGAGGAAGAAACCTCGAAAGCCATATG CAAGTAAAAATAACATTGCTGGCAAATCTCGGGAAGAGCTCGCTCTGGAAAAACAATTGGAGCTGGAGAGAAGACTGATGGACGTCAGTGGTCAGCTCAACTCTGGAAAGAAGCCTGTTAAGACCAAAC CAGAGAAACCTGCAACAGAGCAGCACAACCAGCCGTCACGCCTCAGCGCCAGTAGCTCCTCCTCagactcctcttcatcatcctcttcctcctcatcctcagaTACAAGTGACTCAGACTCTGGCTGA
- the brd2a gene encoding bromodomain-containing protein 2a isoform X4, translating into MGVTTMDQGSTTAGKRIRKPSLLYEGFESPGMPPLSLLAPAGPPQPPVKDPNRQGRMTNQLQFLQKVLLKSLWRHHFAWPFHEPVDAVKLNLPDYHKIIKTPMDMGTIKKRLENNYYRSASECMQDFNTMFTNCYIYNKPTDDIVLMAQSLEKAFLQKVAQMPQEELELPPPPPRIKPGKPGRKGRGNAVSGGVTTAHQVPAVSQSAYSPPTPETPDSILSTPPQTHMTKSLPPILTSEQSIPTITSLPPTQPTAKKKGVKRKADTTTPTTVAMPIMSTMGVSGISLGMGSGHDSPLTLTSLGVDHNSGLGMNQGLGLSQGMSMGMGMGMGMGMGCGTVMMGNKAGSGGRRGVSGRAIKPPKKDLPDSMVPPPVRRSKLSPQLRYCNGVLKELLSKKHAAYAWPFYKPVDASSLGLHDYHDIIKQPMDLSTIKRKMDGREYRDSQQFSADVRLMFSNCYKYNPPDHDVVGMARKLQDVFEFCFAKMPDEPPAPPSSSSSSSSSSSSSESELSSESEESESSPSSDSEEERANRLAELQEQLKAVHEQLTALSQGPIIKPKKKKEKKDKKKKKKVDKEKHRKIEEEITPIRPPKTPKITKTPKPKSNRGTAGPVVPVKKAPSKKNNKSKTKKGGMTFSMPHPVHEPIVSHFDSDEEEETAPMSYDEKRQLSLDINKLPGEKLGRVVYIIQSREPSLRDTNPEEIEIDFETLKPSTLRELERYVMTCLRKKPRKPYASKNNIAGKSREELALEKQLELERRLMDVSGQLNSGKKPVKTKPEKPATEQHNQPSRLSASSSSSDSSSSSSSSSSSDTSDSDSG; encoded by the exons ATGGGAGTCACAACGATGGACCAGGGTTCTACCACAGCCGGAAAACGCATCAGAAAACCTTCACTACTCTATGAGGGCTTTGAGAGTCCTGGGATGCCCCCCCTCAGTCTTCTGGCCCCTGCGGGACCCCCACAGCCCCCAGTGAAAGACCCCAACCGACAAGGAAGGATGACCAACCAACTTCAGTTCCTACAGAAAGTCCTGCTCAAGTCTTTGTGGAGGCACCACTTTGCCTGGCCCTTCCATGAACCTGTAGATGCGGTCAAGCTCAACCTGCCA gACTATCATAAGATCATCAAAACTCCCATGGATATGGGCACTATAAAGAAGAGACTAGAAAATAACTACTACCGCAGTGCCAGTGAGTGCATGCAGGACTTCAACACCATGTTTACCAATTGCTACATTTATAACAAG CCTACAGATGACATAGTACTGATGGCTCAGTCTCTGGAGAAGGCCTTCCTGCAGAAAGTGGCCCAGATGCCCCAAGAGGAACTAGAGctacctcctccacctcctcggATCAAACCAGGCAAACCTGGCAGAAAAGGCAGAGGTAATGCAG TCTCTGGAGGAGTGACAACAGCTCATCAGGTCCCAGCTGTTTCCCAGTCAGCGTACTCACCTCCAACCCCAGAAACACCTGACTCCATCCTCTCCACCCCCCCACAGACACATATGACTAAGAGCCTGCCCCCCATTCTTACAAGTGAACAAAGCATCCCTACCATTACTAGTCTGCCTCCCACACAGCCCACTGCTAAG AAAAAAGGTGTGAAAAGGAAAGCAGACACAACCACCCCAACCACTGTAGCCATGCCCATCATGAGCACCATGGGTGTCAGTGGCATCAGCCTGGGGATGGGCAGTGGGCACGACTCCCCGCTCACCCTCACTTCTCTGGGAGTGGACCACAACTCCGGCCTGGGGATGAACCAAGGCCTCGGCCTCAGCCAGGGCATGAGCATGGGGATGGGCATGGGCATGGGTATGGGTATGGGCTGTGGAACAGTGATGATGGGTAACAAAGCAGGGTCTGGGGGCAGGAGAGGAGTGAGTGGAAGAGCCATCAAGCCTCCCAAGAAGGATCTCCCAGATTCCATGGTGCCGCCGCCGGTGCGCCGCAGCAAGCTGAGTCCCCAGCTGCGCTACTGCAATGGGGTTCTGAAGGAGCTTCTGTCAAAGAAGCACGCAGCTTATGCCTGGCCGTTTTACAAGCCTGTTGATGCCTCATCACTTGGTCTTCACGACTACCACGACATCATTAAGCAGCCCATGGATCTTAGCACCATCAAG AGGAAGATGGACGGCAGAGAGTATCGTGACTCCCAACAATTTTCTGCTGATGTTAGACTGATGTTCTCAAACTGCTACAAGTACAACCCGCCTGATCATGATGTGGTGGGCATGGCCAGAAAACTGCAG GATGTATTTGAGTTCTGCTTTGCTAAGATGCCAGATGAGCCTCCAGCACCCCCTagctcctcatcttcctcctcgtcctcttcaTCGTCGTCTGAGAGTGAGCTCAGCAGTGAGAGTGAGGAGAGCGAGAGCAGCCCCAGCTCTGactcagaggaggagagggcgaACCGGCTGGCAGAGCTGCAGGAACAG CTCAAAGCTGTGCATGAGCAGCTGACTGCACTTTCACAGGGCCCCATCATCAAAcccaagaaaaagaaagagaagaaggacaagaaaaagaagaaaaaggtcGATAAAGAGAAGCATCGGAAGATAGAGGAAGAGATTACACCTATAAGACCGCCCAAGACCCCCAAGATCACCAAGACTCCAAAACCCAAGAGCAACAGAGGAACGGCTGGTCCTGTAGTGCCAGTCAAAAAAGCACcaagcaagaaaaacaacaagagCAA AACCAAAAAGGGAGGCATGACGTTTAGCATGCCTCATCCGGTCCACGAGCCCATAGTGAGTCATTTCGACTcggatgaagaggaagagacggCACCCATGTCATATGATGAGAAGCGTCAACTCAGCCTCGACATCAACAAGCTGCCGGGTGAGAAGCTGGGCCGTGTTGTGTACATCATCCAGTCCCGTGAGCCCTCGCTCCGAGACACCAACCCAGAGGAGATTGAGATAGACTTTGAGACCCTGAAGCCATCAACGCTGCGGGAACTGGAGAGATACGTCATGACGTGTCTGAGGAAGAAACCTCGAAAGCCATATG CAAGTAAAAATAACATTGCTGGCAAATCTCGGGAAGAGCTCGCTCTGGAAAAACAATTGGAGCTGGAGAGAAGACTGATGGACGTCAGTGGTCAGCTCAACTCTGGAAAGAAGCCTGTTAAGACCAAAC CAGAGAAACCTGCAACAGAGCAGCACAACCAGCCGTCACGCCTCAGCGCCAGTAGCTCCTCCTCagactcctcttcatcatcctcttcctcctcatcctcagaTACAAGTGACTCAGACTCTGGCTGA
- the brd2a gene encoding bromodomain-containing protein 2a isoform X1, whose translation MDMAVNPLLDSSLVGVEVGIMGVTTMDQGSTTAGKRIRKPSLLYEGFESPGMPPLSLLAPAGPPQPPVKDPNRQGRMTNQLQFLQKVLLKSLWRHHFAWPFHEPVDAVKLNLPDYHKIIKTPMDMGTIKKRLENNYYRSASECMQDFNTMFTNCYIYNKPTDDIVLMAQSLEKAFLQKVAQMPQEELELPPPPPRIKPGKPGRKGRGNAVSGGVTTAHQVPAVSQSAYSPPTPETPDSILSTPPQTHMTKSLPPILTSEQSIPTITSLPPTQPTAKKKGVKRKADTTTPTTVAMPIMSTMGVSGISLGMGSGHDSPLTLTSLGVDHNSGLGMNQGLGLSQGMSMGMGMGMGMGMGCGTVMMGNKAGSGGRRGVSGRAIKPPKKDLPDSMVPPPVRRSKLSPQLRYCNGVLKELLSKKHAAYAWPFYKPVDASSLGLHDYHDIIKQPMDLSTIKRKMDGREYRDSQQFSADVRLMFSNCYKYNPPDHDVVGMARKLQDVFEFCFAKMPDEPPAPPSSSSSSSSSSSSSESELSSESEESESSPSSDSEEERANRLAELQEQLKAVHEQLTALSQGPIIKPKKKKEKKDKKKKKKVDKEKHRKIEEEITPIRPPKTPKITKTPKPKSNRGTAGPVVPVKKAPSKKNNKSKTKKGGMTFSMPHPVHEPIVSHFDSDEEEETAPMSYDEKRQLSLDINKLPGEKLGRVVYIIQSREPSLRDTNPEEIEIDFETLKPSTLRELERYVMTCLRKKPRKPYASKNNIAGKSREELALEKQLELERRLMDVSGQLNSGKKPVKTKPEKPATEQHNQPSRLSASSSSSDSSSSSSSSSSSDTSDSDSG comes from the exons ATGGATATGGCCGTTAACCCGCTCCTTGACAG CTCCCTTGTCGGGGTTGAGGTTGGCATTATGGGAGTCACAACGATGGACCAGGGTTCTACCACAGCCGGAAAACGCATCAGAAAACCTTCACTACTCTATGAGGGCTTTGAGAGTCCTGGGATGCCCCCCCTCAGTCTTCTGGCCCCTGCGGGACCCCCACAGCCCCCAGTGAAAGACCCCAACCGACAAGGAAGGATGACCAACCAACTTCAGTTCCTACAGAAAGTCCTGCTCAAGTCTTTGTGGAGGCACCACTTTGCCTGGCCCTTCCATGAACCTGTAGATGCGGTCAAGCTCAACCTGCCA gACTATCATAAGATCATCAAAACTCCCATGGATATGGGCACTATAAAGAAGAGACTAGAAAATAACTACTACCGCAGTGCCAGTGAGTGCATGCAGGACTTCAACACCATGTTTACCAATTGCTACATTTATAACAAG CCTACAGATGACATAGTACTGATGGCTCAGTCTCTGGAGAAGGCCTTCCTGCAGAAAGTGGCCCAGATGCCCCAAGAGGAACTAGAGctacctcctccacctcctcggATCAAACCAGGCAAACCTGGCAGAAAAGGCAGAGGTAATGCAG TCTCTGGAGGAGTGACAACAGCTCATCAGGTCCCAGCTGTTTCCCAGTCAGCGTACTCACCTCCAACCCCAGAAACACCTGACTCCATCCTCTCCACCCCCCCACAGACACATATGACTAAGAGCCTGCCCCCCATTCTTACAAGTGAACAAAGCATCCCTACCATTACTAGTCTGCCTCCCACACAGCCCACTGCTAAG AAAAAAGGTGTGAAAAGGAAAGCAGACACAACCACCCCAACCACTGTAGCCATGCCCATCATGAGCACCATGGGTGTCAGTGGCATCAGCCTGGGGATGGGCAGTGGGCACGACTCCCCGCTCACCCTCACTTCTCTGGGAGTGGACCACAACTCCGGCCTGGGGATGAACCAAGGCCTCGGCCTCAGCCAGGGCATGAGCATGGGGATGGGCATGGGCATGGGTATGGGTATGGGCTGTGGAACAGTGATGATGGGTAACAAAGCAGGGTCTGGGGGCAGGAGAGGAGTGAGTGGAAGAGCCATCAAGCCTCCCAAGAAGGATCTCCCAGATTCCATGGTGCCGCCGCCGGTGCGCCGCAGCAAGCTGAGTCCCCAGCTGCGCTACTGCAATGGGGTTCTGAAGGAGCTTCTGTCAAAGAAGCACGCAGCTTATGCCTGGCCGTTTTACAAGCCTGTTGATGCCTCATCACTTGGTCTTCACGACTACCACGACATCATTAAGCAGCCCATGGATCTTAGCACCATCAAG AGGAAGATGGACGGCAGAGAGTATCGTGACTCCCAACAATTTTCTGCTGATGTTAGACTGATGTTCTCAAACTGCTACAAGTACAACCCGCCTGATCATGATGTGGTGGGCATGGCCAGAAAACTGCAG GATGTATTTGAGTTCTGCTTTGCTAAGATGCCAGATGAGCCTCCAGCACCCCCTagctcctcatcttcctcctcgtcctcttcaTCGTCGTCTGAGAGTGAGCTCAGCAGTGAGAGTGAGGAGAGCGAGAGCAGCCCCAGCTCTGactcagaggaggagagggcgaACCGGCTGGCAGAGCTGCAGGAACAG CTCAAAGCTGTGCATGAGCAGCTGACTGCACTTTCACAGGGCCCCATCATCAAAcccaagaaaaagaaagagaagaaggacaagaaaaagaagaaaaaggtcGATAAAGAGAAGCATCGGAAGATAGAGGAAGAGATTACACCTATAAGACCGCCCAAGACCCCCAAGATCACCAAGACTCCAAAACCCAAGAGCAACAGAGGAACGGCTGGTCCTGTAGTGCCAGTCAAAAAAGCACcaagcaagaaaaacaacaagagCAA AACCAAAAAGGGAGGCATGACGTTTAGCATGCCTCATCCGGTCCACGAGCCCATAGTGAGTCATTTCGACTcggatgaagaggaagagacggCACCCATGTCATATGATGAGAAGCGTCAACTCAGCCTCGACATCAACAAGCTGCCGGGTGAGAAGCTGGGCCGTGTTGTGTACATCATCCAGTCCCGTGAGCCCTCGCTCCGAGACACCAACCCAGAGGAGATTGAGATAGACTTTGAGACCCTGAAGCCATCAACGCTGCGGGAACTGGAGAGATACGTCATGACGTGTCTGAGGAAGAAACCTCGAAAGCCATATG CAAGTAAAAATAACATTGCTGGCAAATCTCGGGAAGAGCTCGCTCTGGAAAAACAATTGGAGCTGGAGAGAAGACTGATGGACGTCAGTGGTCAGCTCAACTCTGGAAAGAAGCCTGTTAAGACCAAAC CAGAGAAACCTGCAACAGAGCAGCACAACCAGCCGTCACGCCTCAGCGCCAGTAGCTCCTCCTCagactcctcttcatcatcctcttcctcctcatcctcagaTACAAGTGACTCAGACTCTGGCTGA
- the brd2a gene encoding bromodomain-containing protein 2a isoform X2, whose amino-acid sequence MDMAVNPLLDSSLVGVEVGIMGVTTMDQGSTTAGKRIRKPSLLYEGFESPGMPPLSLLAPAGPPQPPVKDPNRQGRMTNQLQFLQKVLLKSLWRHHFAWPFHEPVDAVKLNLPDYHKIIKTPMDMGTIKKRLENNYYRSASECMQDFNTMFTNCYIYNKPTDDIVLMAQSLEKAFLQKVAQMPQEELELPPPPPRIKPGKPGRKGRGNAVSGGVTTAHQVPAVSQSAYSPPTPETPDSILSTPPQTHMTKSLPPILTSEQSIPTITSLPPTQPTAKKKGVKRKADTTTPTTVAMPIMSTMGVSGISLGMGSGHDSPLTLTSLGVDHNSGLGMNQGLGLSQGMSMGMGMGMGMGMGCGTVMMGNKAGSGGRRGVSGRAIKPPKKDLPDSMVPPPVRRSKLSPQLRYCNGVLKELLSKKHAAYAWPFYKPVDASSLGLHDYHDIIKQPMDLSTIKRKMDGREYRDSQQFSADVRLMFSNCYKYNPPDHDVVGMARKLQDVFEFCFAKMPDEPPAPPSSSSSSSSSSSSSESELSSESEESESSPSSDSEEERANRLAELQEQLKAVHEQLTALSQGPIIKPKKKKEKKDKKKKKKVDKEKHRKIEEEITPIRPPKTPKITKTPKPKSNRGTAGPVVPVKKAPSKKNNKSKTKKGGMTFSMPHPVHEPIVSHFDSDEEEETAPMSYDEKRQLSLDINKLPGEKLGRVVYIIQSREPSLRDTNPEEIEIDFETLKPSTLRELERYVMTCLRKKPRKPYASKNNIAGKSREELALEKQLELERRLMDVSGQLNSGKKPVKTKQKPATEQHNQPSRLSASSSSSDSSSSSSSSSSSDTSDSDSG is encoded by the exons ATGGATATGGCCGTTAACCCGCTCCTTGACAG CTCCCTTGTCGGGGTTGAGGTTGGCATTATGGGAGTCACAACGATGGACCAGGGTTCTACCACAGCCGGAAAACGCATCAGAAAACCTTCACTACTCTATGAGGGCTTTGAGAGTCCTGGGATGCCCCCCCTCAGTCTTCTGGCCCCTGCGGGACCCCCACAGCCCCCAGTGAAAGACCCCAACCGACAAGGAAGGATGACCAACCAACTTCAGTTCCTACAGAAAGTCCTGCTCAAGTCTTTGTGGAGGCACCACTTTGCCTGGCCCTTCCATGAACCTGTAGATGCGGTCAAGCTCAACCTGCCA gACTATCATAAGATCATCAAAACTCCCATGGATATGGGCACTATAAAGAAGAGACTAGAAAATAACTACTACCGCAGTGCCAGTGAGTGCATGCAGGACTTCAACACCATGTTTACCAATTGCTACATTTATAACAAG CCTACAGATGACATAGTACTGATGGCTCAGTCTCTGGAGAAGGCCTTCCTGCAGAAAGTGGCCCAGATGCCCCAAGAGGAACTAGAGctacctcctccacctcctcggATCAAACCAGGCAAACCTGGCAGAAAAGGCAGAGGTAATGCAG TCTCTGGAGGAGTGACAACAGCTCATCAGGTCCCAGCTGTTTCCCAGTCAGCGTACTCACCTCCAACCCCAGAAACACCTGACTCCATCCTCTCCACCCCCCCACAGACACATATGACTAAGAGCCTGCCCCCCATTCTTACAAGTGAACAAAGCATCCCTACCATTACTAGTCTGCCTCCCACACAGCCCACTGCTAAG AAAAAAGGTGTGAAAAGGAAAGCAGACACAACCACCCCAACCACTGTAGCCATGCCCATCATGAGCACCATGGGTGTCAGTGGCATCAGCCTGGGGATGGGCAGTGGGCACGACTCCCCGCTCACCCTCACTTCTCTGGGAGTGGACCACAACTCCGGCCTGGGGATGAACCAAGGCCTCGGCCTCAGCCAGGGCATGAGCATGGGGATGGGCATGGGCATGGGTATGGGTATGGGCTGTGGAACAGTGATGATGGGTAACAAAGCAGGGTCTGGGGGCAGGAGAGGAGTGAGTGGAAGAGCCATCAAGCCTCCCAAGAAGGATCTCCCAGATTCCATGGTGCCGCCGCCGGTGCGCCGCAGCAAGCTGAGTCCCCAGCTGCGCTACTGCAATGGGGTTCTGAAGGAGCTTCTGTCAAAGAAGCACGCAGCTTATGCCTGGCCGTTTTACAAGCCTGTTGATGCCTCATCACTTGGTCTTCACGACTACCACGACATCATTAAGCAGCCCATGGATCTTAGCACCATCAAG AGGAAGATGGACGGCAGAGAGTATCGTGACTCCCAACAATTTTCTGCTGATGTTAGACTGATGTTCTCAAACTGCTACAAGTACAACCCGCCTGATCATGATGTGGTGGGCATGGCCAGAAAACTGCAG GATGTATTTGAGTTCTGCTTTGCTAAGATGCCAGATGAGCCTCCAGCACCCCCTagctcctcatcttcctcctcgtcctcttcaTCGTCGTCTGAGAGTGAGCTCAGCAGTGAGAGTGAGGAGAGCGAGAGCAGCCCCAGCTCTGactcagaggaggagagggcgaACCGGCTGGCAGAGCTGCAGGAACAG CTCAAAGCTGTGCATGAGCAGCTGACTGCACTTTCACAGGGCCCCATCATCAAAcccaagaaaaagaaagagaagaaggacaagaaaaagaagaaaaaggtcGATAAAGAGAAGCATCGGAAGATAGAGGAAGAGATTACACCTATAAGACCGCCCAAGACCCCCAAGATCACCAAGACTCCAAAACCCAAGAGCAACAGAGGAACGGCTGGTCCTGTAGTGCCAGTCAAAAAAGCACcaagcaagaaaaacaacaagagCAA AACCAAAAAGGGAGGCATGACGTTTAGCATGCCTCATCCGGTCCACGAGCCCATAGTGAGTCATTTCGACTcggatgaagaggaagagacggCACCCATGTCATATGATGAGAAGCGTCAACTCAGCCTCGACATCAACAAGCTGCCGGGTGAGAAGCTGGGCCGTGTTGTGTACATCATCCAGTCCCGTGAGCCCTCGCTCCGAGACACCAACCCAGAGGAGATTGAGATAGACTTTGAGACCCTGAAGCCATCAACGCTGCGGGAACTGGAGAGATACGTCATGACGTGTCTGAGGAAGAAACCTCGAAAGCCATATG CAAGTAAAAATAACATTGCTGGCAAATCTCGGGAAGAGCTCGCTCTGGAAAAACAATTGGAGCTGGAGAGAAGACTGATGGACGTCAGTGGTCAGCTCAACTCTGGAAAGAAGCCTGTTAAGACCAAAC AGAAACCTGCAACAGAGCAGCACAACCAGCCGTCACGCCTCAGCGCCAGTAGCTCCTCCTCagactcctcttcatcatcctcttcctcctcatcctcagaTACAAGTGACTCAGACTCTGGCTGA